acttcggccAACAgtttctgtgtcgaacatgatgccaagctaaactaatcttagttgcctgtacatggtccatacctctccattccctgcacatccatgtgcctgtctaaaagacctttaatgccactatcatatctgcctccaccatcagctACTTAGGCAAtgcttttattttgtttaatagaatattgtgttctggcTCCTATAATGAACAGTTTTGTTTCACTTTATCTTCTTTATGAGTTGCTGTTATCAGCTCCAGTAGGCACATTGCACGCTGAAAGAAATGACaaatatttaaatgtttcttCCCAACCCAAcctcttttagagtcatagagtgacacagtgtggaaacaggcccttcggcccaactggcccacactggtcaacacgTAAAAATCATCAAATATTCTATTTCTTTCAAACAGTGCACATATTGCATTGTGGTTAACATTTTTTATTTCTTGAACAACAAGTTATTTGAAGAAGTGCTCACAACAAGACCAATTAATTTAAAACTGGTGTTTGTTGACTACAAAATTGACTTCCAAGATATAAACATTTTAAATGATATATATTTatcaaggggcaacattttccacattaTTCATGAATCCGACACAATATTTACAAGATTTGTTGgttagatggcacagtggcggagctggtagagttgctgcctcatggtgtCTGTGGCCTGGGTtaaaccctgacctcaggtgctgtctgtgtggagtttgcatgtgaccactgggtgttttggtttcctcccacatcccaaagacatatgggtttgtagtttaatccacctctgtaaattaccccctgtgtatagggagtgaatgagaaagtgggttaacatagaatgaGCGTGAACTCCTTGACCACTGCTACGtaaccaccaaaaatgcatagcGTTCCGTTCTCTCACTGCACTTTGGTAAATCTGATCACCTGTTTACAAGCAGAAACTGAAGCGGGAGGAGATGGTGCAGAAAGTCAAGCAGCATTGGTCTGAGCAAACAGATGACACCCTTTGTGACTGCTTTGAGCTGGTTGACTGGTCCGTGTTCAAGGAATCTGCAGCTGACATAGATGAACGATCCACTGCTGTCACAAACTTTATGAGCAAGTGTACTAAAGAAGACAGTAGGTGTATTCCTCAACAGGAAACCATGGATGATCTGTGAGGTTCACTCCAGGGTGGTCCAATTCTGCAGCATTCAAGTCAAATGATCCTGTGTGGTACAAGAAATCTATCTAAGACCTTTGCGGAGCCATTAAGATTGCCAAGAGGGGATTCTGCACTCGGTTGGAGACTTGAGGCAATGTATACAATTATACCCgtagattgtggcaaggcttgcacacAATAACGGGCTATGAAGCGAAGGCGAGCAATATCATGGCAGCAACAGGTCCCATACCGATGAAACAAAGTGTTCTATGCCCACTTTGAACAGAAGGCCGGAGGTGTATTGCTATTCCCAGCAGCCAGTCTCGGATGCACCTGTACCAATGGTTACTGTGGCGTACATAAGATGGGCCTTCCTGAGAGTGGATCTGTGTAAAACAATCGGTctggatggagtccctggccACGTCAGCACCTGTGTGGATCAGtggcagaggtattcacagacatcttcaacctcttacTATTCCAGTCAAAGTTCCCCACAATACAATGGAGTATTATACTCCCGGTGCCGAAGAAAAGTAGGGTAACGTGCCCCAGGGAGTATTTTGCAGTGATTCTGAAATCCACCATCAGGACGTGGTTTAAGAAATTAGTGAtggcgcacattaactccagcctcccagtcaGCCTTGATCCACAGCAGTTTCCTTACCGTCACAACAGTCCACAGTAGATGTCATTTCCCTGGCATGAAACTCACCTCTGAATACCTGGACTACAAGGACTCCGATGTTAGACTCTAATTTATCGACTATagacagctctgccttcaacactttaatcccaaccaaactcatctctaaATTCCTGGTCCTAAGAATCAGCTCCCCACTTTGCCACTAggtccttgactttctgacccactgacctCAATCAATGAGGTGGCAACACCTCCTCCAAAATCAATCTCAACACATGGATGTGTTCTCAATCCCCCTACAATACTCCCTGTATACTCAACATTGTACAGCATAATCCGGCTCTTATtccatctacaggtttgtagacaacACCATGGTGTGGGCCAAATTACAATgaggagacagagtacaggaaggagatagagaacttagcaaTATGGTGTCAGGACACTAtcgtctccctcaatgtcagcaagacgaaggagctggttattaacttcaggaagtgtacatgcccaaatctgcatcaatggtgcagaagtggaaatggcCGAGAGATTTCCTTGGGGTCAATATTACCTGCCGTGGACCAATCACGTGGACCTGGTTGCCAAGAAGGCCACACTACTCAGTCCTCTATTTCCTGTGGAGcccgaggaaatttggcatggtcTCCACAAACCTCCACAgacgcaccatggaaagcattctGTTGCATTCTGTCTTGATTTGcgtacagctctgcccaagaccgagGTAAATGACAAGTTTttagatgcagcccagtccatcacacagatcagacttccCATCATTGACAACATCGGCACAttacgctgccttggaaaagcaagtCCAAcagtcaaagacttgtcccaccccgatcattcctccttctctccgctcctgtctggcagaaggtacagaagcttgaaagcgcgcaccaccagactcaggaacagcttcttcttagTCGATCTGCCGCTTTTCCCCAACAATTCTCCTTCTGTGCCCtaggaagaagagtctcgacccgaaacgtcacccattccttttctccggagatgctgcctgacccgctgagttactctagcattttgtgtctaccttcgatttaaaccagcatctgcattttttttgtccgagacaacttcttcccctctgttatcagggttctgaatggtccttccatgagctagggtactgtcagattcacctcttaccccattgaggacattggactttgtcaatggaactgatgctGACAACTATGCTGAtgttgcactctgtatctcccctttactctttctattgtacttgagtttgaattgactTTACCTATGTATGGTctatctgatcagtttggatagcaATGCTAAAAAaaacttctcactgtacctcgttatatgtgacaatattaaacttaaACCAGTGGCACTCAAGCACGGGTTTGTATAAAGACTAAACAGCGAAAGACGACGCAAAACGAAATGTGTGATTAGCATCGAGTGCGTTAAACGCCGGGTCTCCTGTTCAATTCTCGGTTGCCGGGCGCTCGGCCAGTGGTCGTGTCGTTGTTTGAGTCATGGGTTATATTTAGACGGGCTTGGCATGTGGCCTTCGGGTCACTACATGGGGCCGATCTAATGAGGTCGAGTGCGAGCTGTGGCTGCAGCCGCCGGCCGGGCCAGGGTTTAGTTTCACCacttgggggggggaggaggaggaggtagcTGTTCCCAGACAAGTCGCTGGGATTTTTGGTCGCGGCCGGGagcggtgagggggtgggtgatggtgggtgggggtgggtgggggtgggtgggggtgggtgggggtgggtgatggtgggtgggggtgggtgatggtgggtggtggtgggtgggggtgggtgatggtgggtggtggtgggggtggagagggacggggtggggaggggtgaggagaggggaagcGGTGGGTCATGTGCTCTGCGTGGTCCCGTCTGGTGGTAGTGGAGGTGGTGGTGTAGTACGTGTGTGCTTGGagggtctctctctttctctttctctttctctctctttttctccttctctctttctccctttctcaatttctctctctctctctctctctctctctctctctctctctctctctctctctctctctctctctctctctctctctctctctctctctctctccccccgccctctctctctcccccctctccccctcccctctctccctcccctctcctccctctcctctcccccctcccccttcctctctcccccctctctcccccctctctccccccctctctctcctccctccccccctctctccctctgcccctctctcccctctgcgtTGCCTGCCTGCCTCCAGCCTGTCCCTGCACAGAGCAGCGTGAACCATGAAGGCGCTGGCGGTGTGTGCGGGCACGGTGGGCTCTGTGAAGGCGCTGTGGGAAGGACGGATCCAACAGGTGACAGAGGAgcgggagagggaggagaaacGGCCGGAGAGGAGGACGCTGAAGGGGTGAGTCGAGCGCAGCCGAGAGTCGCCGCTGCTTGTCCGAGTGCCGGCGATAGCCCGACCCTCTGGTCTCTCTGTGTTCAGGGTGACGGTGGTGTGGCAGGAGAGAATAAACCTGGCCAGGCTGAAGGAGAAGGTGGTCAATGCAGATGGAAGAATTGTGCTAAAGATCGAGAAGGAAGTTTGGAAGGTCAGTGGTTCTGCTCAAGGATGGGATGGGAGGAACAGTGGCTCTGCTCAAACGTAAATGTGCCGagaggatgggatgggatgggatgggaggggcGCGGGTGGAGACAGCAGATGCTAGACGGGCCGAACAGCTCCAGTGAACGCAGTGTGTTTGAATACATTCTGACTAACAACCCAATGATGGGGTGGTCAAATATACAATATAGAAGGACGtttctttagcaaggagatggggaggaatttcaatggacaataggtgcaggaggaggccattcggcctttcgagccagcaccgccattcaatgtgatcatggctgatcattctcaatcagtaccccattcctgccttctccccataccccctgactccactatccttaagagctctatctagctctctcttgaatgcattaattgaattggcctccactgccttctgaggcagagaattccacagattcacaactctctgactgaaaaagtttttcctcatctcagttctaaatggcctagcccttattcttaaactgtggccccttgttctggactcccccaacattgggaacatgtttcctgcctctaacgtgtccaaccccttaataatcttatacgtttcgataaggtctcctctcatccttctaatttcttcagtcagagggtggtgaatctgtggaattctttgccacagaaggctgtggaggtaaagccaatggatattgttagattcttgattagtacgggtgtcaggggttatgggggaaaggcagaagaatggggttgagggggagagatagatcagccatgattgtatggcggagtagacttgatgggccgaatggcctaattctgctcctatcacttacgaatttCTGAATTAATGGGATGACCTGTTAAAGTGtgcatgtacagagggatcttgaggtcgaagtccataactctctgaaagtggccacacaagtttagtttacttttagtttagagatacagtgtgggaacaggccatttggcccaccgattctataccaaccagcaatcacctgtactctagttctatcctacaaacgggGGACAATGTAcaggagccaattagcctacaaactttggcatgtgggaggaaactggagattcctggagaaaaccaatgtggtcacagggagaatgtacaaacaaactccgtacagacagcacccgtagtcgggatagaacctgaatctttggcactgtaaggcagcaactctaccactgggccactatGCCAGATAGTGGTAAAGCAGGCAGAGCATGCTTAccttcataggtcggggcattgagtacaagagtcaaggagtcatgatgcagctttataggactttggttcggctgcatatggagtattatgtgcagttcaggTCGACtcattacaggaagcatgtggaggcttttgAAAGGGGGCGGAGGAGGTGGTGCTGGGCAATAGGgattaagagttggtcttgacatcatgtttggtacagacattgtgggctgaagggcctgttcctgtattgtGTTGTTCTAACTTTAGTCACTAGTCCCAGGCATCCAACCTCAAAGACAATCCTCCACCATAACCTTTTATCTCCAGTTCTGGATCCAGTTTGCCAACTGTTATGTAATGCCCAGAACAATAACCACAATGGAGTAAGTAATTTAACAGTAATATACTAATTAACTTTGAGCTTGATATATCAATGTAAAACATAAAATGGCGGCAGCCTTTCACACTGAGTCCCGGGCAAGTCTTGCAAAAGTCCCACATCACCGTGCTCTGATTGGATGGTGTTCCCAATCTACTGTGCACGTGCGCACCCGTGATGTTTGCGGCCGGCAGTGAACTGATGTGCGTGCACGTAAGATGCCGACACGCTTGCGCGTAAGTTAACCATTCAGGAGAGTTCACCAACCTGCCCTGGAACTTTGGACCAAACCTTTTGAACCAGCCTCCCACCTGGAACCttgtcgagtaactcagcaggtcaggcagcatctcaggagcatggatcggtgatgttttaggtcacacTGGACACCCGATTGTCACAAGGCCGAGAGCCACAGCCGTgtgttgtgttcgataaatcaccgGATTCAGACAACAGAGTTTGGTTCACCCAGTAATTTGTTACCCTACTGAACAAGGCACATATGCTCACCCATCCCCGAATATCCCGAgatacacagcagagcacgccaCAGGATGTTCTTGGTCTCGATCACCAGGCTCGGTTCACGACATGGACCAAGGCTGGGGCGCCCGACTCCATCCTTTACGGCATTTCCTATCAGAGCAGACCGTGCTTCTGACCACCCTCCCCAAGCCCCCCTTGCCTGCAACGTTTCCACACGACTAGCAGCAGGGGCGAGGGTGGTACGTCCACCCAACTATTACTGTTGTGTTTTGTTCACCAACTCTACTCTTTCCCATAGAATGGCCGGAGAAAGGCTACGTTCCTGTGCGCAGCTGCAAGATTAATTCTAGGGGAAAACGTGTTTGAATCTTGTTTTTGAGGGGCTGTGGAATGCAGggctgctaatttagctgatTACTCCGTTTTACATTTTAGCTGGAATTGTCTGTTTAATCCTTGCGCTACACAGACGCAGCACCAAAGTTCACCGCCTCCCCGATCTCACTGAGCCCAGGACCGCCGAAgctgccaccaccaccccagcctcTTCCAGACTGGTCCTACCTCCCCTCGCCACCAGGCTGGGCTGCTCACACCGACCCGCACCACCTTCCCGAGCTGCTTCCTGCCCGGGCCTACCGCCGCCACCACCGATCCACACAGCTTCTTCAGCCGCCTCCTGTCTACACCCGCCACCGTCACTGCCGGCACTTGCCAGCCTTCCGGCCGTCCCCACTGATCCTCACAACTGCCCGGCTGCCAGCGGGCTGGGTCCGGCAACTCGCCTGGATACCGCATAaagagtgtgaagaaaggtcccgatccaaaacatcacctatctacattccccacctgacccgctgagttactccacaacctGGTGTccatttgtgcattaaccagcacctgcagtttagtttcgttttttaggttttcgtttagagatacagcacggaaacagacccttcggctcaccgagtctgcaccgaccagcgatccctgcacatttacactgtcttacacacactagggacaatttacacttataccaagccaattaacttgcaaacctgaacgactttggagtgtgggaggaaaccgaagatctcggagaaaacccacgcaggtcacggggagaacgtacaaactccgcacagacggtgcccgtagacaggatggaacccgggtgtccggtgctgcaagggctgtaaggcagcaactctactgctgcgccaccgtgccgccctttgtttctactacttgtgcAAAGACTCTATTAATCTGTAATCCCATACTTGGTTATtgtggacaattggcaataatggaCATTATTCCCCCCTCAATGGTCCATCATAACAAGGGTTATTTGTGGTCCATTTTGGATTTTAATCTGATGTTTTTCTCTTCCACTTGAATGGAGAGTCATGGTGTGAAATGGTGTAGGTGACATCTGATCCAACTTGGGTATCCATCCACACAGCTCCatcaattcaaaaatatttctctGCGGAATGCTAATGTCTTGCTTTATTTCTCAGTCACTACCAAATGCATTACAACAAATGTCATATTTACAAGAATGGCAGATCCACAGAACTGGCTTGGAGACCATCCCTCGATTTGTCGGAGTCTTTGATAATCTTCTTGTGTTGGACCTATCACGAAATTCAGTCAAAGAGATTCCAAAGGAAATAGGTTTGCATTTATTTTGTATGTTCTTTGGTCCATTATTGTGATTAAGATCCACCTCCTCATGCGATAACATAATCAGTTGTCTTGTCTGGATTATTTCATGTTTCATCTGAGATTCCTAGAACCGTGCTCACTAAAGcatagcacatagaacagtacagcacaagaacaggacctTATGCCCACCtgatgccaagatcatcacttatctacctacaCGTTATACGCATaccaccattccctgcacatccatatgcttatccaaaactCTTTCAAATGCCACTAACATACCTGCTTTAACCACCACCTTTGGCAGCACGTTCAAGGCATTCAACcacgtctgtgtctgtctgtgtggaaaaCAATACAACAGAGATGATCACTTTGctttctgaggggccctattcttcCTCTACTTACTCTCTGTCCCTGGCTCCAGACAACCTGTGCAAGAACTCTGTAAAGAAGCTGGCATGGCATATGGGAGCTGTACATATAATGACATGGTGCAAACAAAGAACGACAGATgctgctttgggttgagaccctccttcagactgattgtaggtggaGAGAAGAAAGTTgttaaaggggagaggcaggacaaagcttgtcaGGTGGCCTTTCCAGTGCAACTGCACCTTCAGGGTCAAGGCCTCAATGTTCACCAGGACAGCCTTGCCCAGAACTTCAAGTTTCTCACTCTGTTCTACCACTTGCTGCCTATGAGTGACCTCAGCATTCTTGTGTGGAAACACTCAAAATGTTTTATGTGTTCTGTAAAGCTTCCAAGTCTCATGGTCATGTAAAGGCTTGTAAGTAAAACTGCGTTGTACACATGATCTTGGCTGACAGCCTGACATTTCTGTGCTTCATCACACGAAAGAGCGGAAGACCAAGTGACTGGCTGGCTTTGCTGATTCAAGCTGTTGAGACAGCCATCAGAAGTGATGACACTTGAAGTGATCGACCGCCTTGCACCCCTGCACATCACCTGTCAACTTtggccctctcatcttaaagttatgctcACTAATCTTTGATAATTACTTTCTGGGAAAAAGTTTCTCACCATCTACCTAGTATCtcccataattgtatatacttctatcaattcTATcagggtctcccctcagcctttgatgctccagtgaaaacaatccaagcttgtccaacctctccttataactaataccttCCGAGACAGCATTCTTgtcaatctcttctgcaccctgtccaaagccaACACTTTCTGCTTGTAATGGGGTGGCCAGAAtgcagaactgctcacaatactccaaatgtggtctaaccaaattcctataaagctgcaactttGGTTCCTTACTCTTACACTTAATGCCCTGATTGAAAAAGACAagcgtatgccttctttaccactttttcTACTTGTGATGCTGCTTCCAGGTAGCTGTggccttggaccccaagatccctctgcatatcaatgTTGTTCACGGTCCTGCCATTAACTATATACCTTCCCCTTACATTTAATCTCCCGGAGTGCAACACCACTCACTTGCCTGGATTAAACCTCGGCTGCTATTTCCCGGCCCATATTTGTAACTGATCCTTTAACAGCCTTCATCACTGTCTGCAGcaccaccaatttttgtgtcgaATGTAAAGTCATAACCAACCTACTGTCCACAATTATGTACATATCAAACAACAGCAGCCCCACCACAGATCCTTGTGGGATACCACTGGTCGTAATCACATCACAAGTCAAAACGTTTATTTTCATCATTTGCTTAAAATATTTGAATATTTcttaatttttaaataaataatgttATTTAGCTGACATATTTAACTCAGGATCAGTTGCTGGATTAATATGCCATTGATATTAGTTGTTTGTTAAATCCTTTGTAATGTCTTGATGTTGTTTATGGTATGTTATGGAAGTCCTGTCGACTTACAAAGATTTTAGGTTACATACTGTTTTAAATCAAAGGATTTGTCACGAGGTTTTGtgtatcagtacccctttcctgctttgtccccatatccattgatcctGTTAGCATGCATTCAAAGTTGAGCTAAGGacttaaatgttcttttgttgtaTCTGAGCAAATGCCTTCAGCTATTTCTTCTGAGTGGCAATGTAACAATGAAGAATAATGGTGGTAGGAGCCACGTAGCTTCAGACCATTGCTCCCTTCCCTTGCAGGACAACTGACCAAACTGCAGGAGCTCTATATCAGCTACAACAGACTGCACCAAATTCCCCAAGAGCTTGCTGGCTGCAAAAACCTGGAGAAACTGGATTTAGCTGTAAACAGGGATCTCTGCGATCTTCCGGAACAGGCAAGTGCTTGTTGATTTATTAATTTCCTTGTTTTGGAAAAATAATCTTGTATATTATATATTAGGGTATGTACAccgatgagtcaaaacattatgaccactgacatgtGAAGCGAATAaccttgattatcttgttacaatggcacctgtcaaggggtgggatatattaggcagcaagcgaacagtcagttcttgaagttgatgtgttggatgcaggagaaatgggcaggagtaaggacctgagcaactttgacaaggccaaattgttatgaccagacaactgggtcagagcatctctgaaatggcaaggcttgtatgacgctcccggtcagcagtggtgagtacctgccgacagtggtccgaggagggacaaaccacagacagggtgttgggcgcccaaggctcatcgatgcgtgagggcaacgaaggcatattaggcaggtggtcataatgttttggctcatcagtgtaataTATTGGGGTAATATAGTGCCCgctttgtttgtttagtttatgtttagttgagagatacagcacggaactagggccttcagcccaccgagtccgtgccgaccagctggattggaaactgcccaagcgaagtatgaagtgctgttcttccaatttgtgtttggcctcctcTGACAATCGGGAGATCGCTTaggctaaggcggactgagcgaaggtgttcagcaaaacaatcacccagtctgcctttggtctcaccaatgtatagGTGTCCACACCTGCAGCAGAGATGGCAACATTCCCATCGACTGCAGTCCGTGATCTATGGATTGGGACATGCGGTTGGGAGTATCTTAGGGAAGAAACTACTATGATATTATAGGAGGAAAAATACTGGTGCAACTGCAAcagagataagggaataactattTATGGAGCGCAagtgagttttagttttagagatcgtgtggaaacagacccttcggccggccaagtctgcaccaactaaTGAttgcctgtacattagttctagtctacacactagggacaatttacagaagccaattagccaacaaaccctttggaatgtggaaggaaaccagagcacccggagaaaacccacacggtcacagggagaacatacaatctccgtggacagcacccgtagttgggatcgaatccgggtgtctggcgctgtcaggctgcaactctaccgttgcgccaatcTAAGTTGTTAGAGGTGCACACATCGAGACAAGTGAGGGAGTATTCTGTCACATTGTCGGAGAGTGGAAAGCCTTTGTGTGTTCGGAGTATTTTGGTCAATGATTACTTCTAGATAGTTGAATGTCAGGGATAGGTGGGTTTGGTTGGCATTATTATGACATGATTGGAGTGAAATTGGGGATGAGTAGACTTTCACAGGGATTGAATACATTTCAATATCATTTTTGTTCAAAGTGTTACATTTTACAGTATGTAAGGAACACATCTATTTTCTCTGTACTCTTTTGTATATTTGTCTACACATTTTGTAAATGTACTCTGCGGAATGATCTTTTCCAcgatggtaggcacaaaatgctggagtaactctgggacaggcagcatctctggagagaaggaatgggtgatgttccgggtcaaaacccttcttcaaactcgatTCTtcagatgtgacttttttacacatCAGCTCTTTGAACACTCTTGTTTTTGCTTGAGAAGTTCTATCTAAACTATTTGATGGCTTaagatattggtttaaaaagATAACATTTGTGCACAAACTTTGCAAATCTGCACACCATAGCATGATGTGGTCACATTATTGCTTGGACCGTGGGCTCAATTCACCTTATGGAAGTTGTGTTAAAAGTAGCGCGAGGAATGACCCAAAAACAGTTTGGTCATGATCCAATCCACGTTCTCCTTTGATGTGAATAAGAGGTGGGCACTGGCCATTGGCACCCATTTTATTTTAGTTCCATCAGCAACGGTTCACTTGGAAACTTAGACACATTTAATGAAAACTGTTTTGTAAGGTTTCTGTTAGGTAAGAAATATTTTTAGCAATTATTGAGTAAGAATGTGTGAGATTGATTTTTCTTTTGTGTGTGAATGTCTTTCACTTGCTTAGCTGTCCCAATTGCAAAGGCTTTACCACCTCGACTTGTCCATGAACCGGTTCACTTGCATCCCTCTGGCTGTCAGGAACATGCCTGCACTGGAATGGTTAGATATGGGCAGCAACAAACTTCAAGAGCTTCCGGAT
The sequence above is a segment of the Rhinoraja longicauda isolate Sanriku21f chromosome 11, sRhiLon1.1, whole genome shotgun sequence genome. Coding sequences within it:
- the lrrc39 gene encoding leucine-rich repeat-containing protein 39 isoform X1, producing the protein MKALAVCAGTVGSVKALWEGRIQQVTEEREREEKRPERRTLKGVTVVWQERINLARLKEKVVNADGRIVLKIEKEVWKSLPNALQQMSYLQEWQIHRTGLETIPRFVGVFDNLLVLDLSRNSVKEIPKEIGQLTKLQELYISYNRLHQIPQELAGCKNLEKLDLAVNRDLCDLPEQLSQLQRLYHLDLSMNRFTCIPLAVRNMPALEWLDMGSNKLQELPDDLARMEKLHTIWLQRNGITHLPETISKLKNLSTLVLTSNKLQEIPVCMEEMINLRFVNLRDNPLQLKVTLSECASPEEEEDRELFGIEFMQAYIQEFKKQQYSNLHLSTVTIEAEISN
- the lrrc39 gene encoding leucine-rich repeat-containing protein 39 isoform X2 is translated as MKALAVCAGTVGSVKALWEGRIQQVTEEREREEKRPERRTLKGVTVVWQERINLARLKEKVVNADGRIVLKIEKEVWKSLPNALQQMSYLQEWQIHRTGLETIPRFVGVFDNLLVLDLSRNSVKEIPKEIGQLTKLQELYISYNRLHQIPQELAGCKNLEKLDLAVNRDLCDLPEQLSQLQRLYHLDLSMNRFTCIPLAVRNMPALEWLDMGSNKLQELPDDLARMEKLHTIWLQRNGITHLPETISKLKNLSTLVLTSNKLQEIPVCMEEMINLRFVNLRDNPLQLKVTLSECASPEEEEDRELFGIEFMQAYIQEFKKQ